DNA from Pelobacter propionicus DSM 2379:
CCGTCCCTCAATCTTCAGCAGGTTGGCGTCCTTGGCATCAAGGGAGAAGGCTGCCAGGGAGACCTGCCCGGGGGTGGCGTTTTCCAGCCGCTCCAGCAGTTCCAGCCAGCCGAATGCCTTGCGCTCGATGATCCGGTTATAGAAGCGGATCATTTTCTGCTGGCTCTCCAACTCCTGACCGGAGACGGAGGATGGATGGACGCCCAGGCGCCCTTCCAGGGCGGCCATATCGGCATTGAGACGCTCCAGTTCACCCATGTTCGCGCAGAGCCCCATAACCTTCCAGGCCGACAGCAGCAGCAGGAACAGCAGCGCCCCTCCCAGGATACGGTTGATCAGGCCATGGTCCAGGTACGTCCTGGTGGCAAGATTGATGGTAAAACGCATCACAGACTCCTCAGGGCGGCGCCGATGGCGGCCGTAAAGGGAAAAAGTGTCGCCTGATCCGCCGGAGCGTCCACCAGTGGGGTGACAGCCGACTTGGCTTCCAGCAGCAGCGTTTCTCCGGCAAGGGCCTCGCTGACCATGTCGCGGAAACCGGGCGCGGCCTCGGGCGCGGCGATGCAGGTCACTCCCTGGGGTATGCGCTCCGGGAAGCGCTCCCGGTAGGCCAGAAGCGAGTTGCAGATCTCCCGGTAGACACGGCCGTCATGGGGCGACACGCCGGGAAGCTCCTTGACCCGTATGAACTCGGGAACCCCATCGGC
Protein-coding regions in this window:
- a CDS encoding PilN domain-containing protein, giving the protein MRFTINLATRTYLDHGLINRILGGALLFLLLLSAWKVMGLCANMGELERLNADMAALEGRLGVHPSSVSGQELESQQKMIRFYNRIIERKAFGWLELLERLENATPGQVSLAAFSLDAKDANLLKIEGRARNFGQVRSYLERLEDSAGFGEILLLSHADLDLGEKGRGVGFSISCRAVKP